One genomic segment of Nocardia spumae includes these proteins:
- a CDS encoding riboflavin synthase gives MFTGIVEELGEIVAAERSADAARLTIRGALVTSDAGHGDSIAVNGVCLTVVDVVDGNSFTTDVMGETLNRSGIGKLDIGSKVNLERAAAVNSRLGGHIVQGHVDGTGVVLSRTPSDNWEVVRISLPDNLARYVVEKGSITVDGISLTVSGIGVDESGEPGHRDWFEVSLIPTTRELTTLGTAPDGATVNLEVDIIAKYVERLQQRG, from the coding sequence ATGTTCACAGGCATCGTCGAGGAACTGGGTGAGATCGTCGCCGCCGAGCGGTCCGCCGATGCGGCCCGGCTGACGATTCGCGGGGCGCTGGTGACCTCCGATGCCGGTCACGGGGATTCCATCGCGGTCAACGGCGTGTGCCTGACCGTGGTCGACGTGGTCGACGGCAACAGCTTCACCACCGATGTGATGGGTGAGACCCTCAATCGCTCCGGCATCGGCAAACTCGACATCGGCTCGAAGGTGAATCTGGAGCGCGCCGCCGCGGTCAACAGCCGTCTGGGCGGACATATCGTGCAGGGGCATGTCGACGGCACCGGCGTGGTGCTGTCCCGTACCCCCTCCGACAACTGGGAGGTGGTGCGAATCTCGTTGCCCGACAACCTCGCACGCTACGTGGTGGAGAAAGGTTCGATCACCGTCGACGGCATCTCGCTCACCGTCTCCGGTATCGGTGTCGACGAGTCCGGTGAACCCGGTCATCGCGACTGGTTCGAGGTCTCCCTGATTCCCACCACCCGCGAGCTCACCACCCTGGGTACCGCCCCCGACGGCGCCACCGTGAACCTGGAGGTCGACATCATCGCCAAATACGTAGAACGACTCCAGCAGCGCGGTTAG
- a CDS encoding bifunctional 3,4-dihydroxy-2-butanone-4-phosphate synthase/GTP cyclohydrolase II codes for MTRFDTIERAVADIAAGKAVVVVDDEGRENEGDLIFAAEKATPELVAFMIRYTSGYICVPLTGSDCDRLGLPPMYSMNQDKHGTAYTVSVDAREGISTGISAADRATTMRLLADPAARADDFTRPGHVVPLRAKDGGVLRRPGHTEAAVDLARMAGLGPAGVICEIVSQKNEGDMARTEELRVFADEHELALISIADMIAWRRKHEKQVERIAEARIPTKYGEFKAVGYKSIYDDVEHVALVRGDLSVGNGDDVLVRVHSECLTGDVFGSLRCDCGPQLDAAMEMVAAEGRGVVLYMRGHEGRGIGLMHKLQAYQLQDSGHDTVDANIELGLPADARDYGTGAQILVDLGIESMRLLTNNPAKRVGLDGYGLSITDRVPMPVRANAENLRYLRTKRDRMGHDLVGLDDLDLGETAQ; via the coding sequence GTGACCAGGTTCGACACCATCGAGCGCGCAGTCGCCGATATCGCCGCCGGTAAAGCCGTCGTCGTCGTCGACGACGAGGGCCGGGAGAACGAGGGCGACCTCATCTTCGCCGCGGAGAAGGCAACCCCCGAGCTGGTGGCTTTCATGATTCGATACACCTCCGGCTACATCTGCGTGCCGTTGACCGGTTCGGACTGCGATCGCCTCGGCCTGCCGCCGATGTACTCGATGAACCAGGACAAGCACGGTACCGCGTACACGGTGTCGGTGGACGCGCGCGAGGGCATCAGCACCGGTATCTCGGCAGCGGACCGCGCCACGACCATGCGATTGCTCGCCGACCCGGCGGCGCGTGCCGACGATTTCACCCGGCCCGGCCACGTGGTGCCGCTGCGGGCCAAGGACGGTGGAGTGCTGCGTCGCCCGGGGCATACCGAGGCGGCCGTGGACCTGGCTCGGATGGCGGGACTGGGTCCGGCGGGTGTGATCTGCGAGATCGTGAGCCAGAAGAACGAGGGCGATATGGCCCGCACCGAGGAGTTGCGGGTCTTCGCCGATGAGCACGAGCTGGCGCTGATCTCGATCGCGGACATGATCGCCTGGCGGCGCAAGCACGAGAAGCAGGTGGAGCGGATCGCGGAGGCGCGCATCCCCACCAAATACGGCGAATTCAAGGCCGTGGGCTACAAGAGCATCTACGACGATGTCGAGCATGTGGCGCTGGTGCGCGGTGATCTGAGCGTCGGCAACGGTGACGATGTGCTGGTGCGGGTGCATTCGGAATGCCTCACCGGTGATGTCTTCGGATCGCTGCGCTGTGATTGCGGCCCGCAATTGGACGCGGCCATGGAAATGGTCGCCGCCGAGGGGCGCGGAGTGGTGCTGTACATGCGTGGCCACGAGGGCCGCGGTATCGGTTTGATGCACAAGCTGCAGGCCTATCAGCTGCAGGATTCCGGTCACGACACCGTCGACGCGAATATCGAGCTGGGATTGCCCGCCGACGCGCGCGACTACGGGACCGGGGCGCAGATCCTCGTGGATCTGGGCATCGAATCGATGCGGTTGCTGACCAATAATCCGGCCAAGCGGGTCGGTCTCGACGGCTACGGGCTGAGTATCACCGACCGGGTGCCGATGCCGGTGCGGGCCAATGCCGAGAACCTGCGCTATCTGCGTACCAAGCGGGATCGGATGGGCCACGATCTGGTGGGTCTCGACGATCTGGATCTCGGCGAGACGGCGCAGTAA
- the ribH gene encoding 6,7-dimethyl-8-ribityllumazine synthase, giving the protein MSGTGVPEFALADAKSLTVGIVASRWHTTICDTLLANAERVAREAGVEQITVVRCAGAMELPVVAQALARTHDAVVALGVVIRGETPHFEYVCDAVTAGLTRVSLDEGTPVTNGVLTVNTEAQARDRAGLPDSAENKGEQASAAALDAALTLRALHREV; this is encoded by the coding sequence ATGAGTGGTACGGGCGTACCGGAGTTCGCGCTGGCGGATGCGAAGAGTCTGACGGTGGGCATCGTCGCTTCTCGCTGGCACACCACCATCTGTGACACGTTGCTCGCCAATGCCGAGCGGGTCGCACGCGAGGCAGGCGTCGAGCAGATCACCGTCGTGCGGTGCGCGGGCGCGATGGAGCTGCCGGTCGTCGCGCAGGCATTGGCGCGCACGCACGACGCGGTGGTGGCCCTGGGTGTCGTGATCCGCGGTGAGACACCGCATTTCGAGTACGTCTGTGACGCGGTCACGGCGGGGCTGACCCGGGTGTCGCTGGACGAGGGCACGCCGGTCACCAACGGGGTGCTGACCGTGAACACCGAGGCGCAGGCACGCGATCGGGCCGGGCTGCCCGATTCGGCGGAGAACAAGGGCGAGCAGGCGAGTGCCGCGGCGCTGGACGCCGCGCTGACCCTGCGCGCGCTGCATCGAGAAGTCTGA
- a CDS encoding PH domain-containing protein: MSPAVHLFKRGSQPGAQASRWDLEVRPRRAVRTARIVAAVIAVLFILAGVLSSNSATGVNFRGADQVAIICFGLLLAGAVLLLTRPRVRVGPQGVVVRNILGDNEFGWSDIRGISIPDKKAWARLELAGDEYVPMLAIRVNDKDHAARAMDRFRELGAKYTAAPGD; this comes from the coding sequence ATGTCTCCGGCCGTTCATCTGTTCAAGCGCGGTTCGCAACCGGGCGCGCAGGCGTCGCGGTGGGATCTCGAGGTGCGGCCGCGGCGGGCGGTGCGCACCGCCCGCATCGTGGCGGCGGTGATCGCGGTGCTGTTCATCCTCGCCGGTGTGCTGTCGAGCAATTCCGCGACCGGGGTCAACTTCCGTGGCGCGGATCAGGTGGCGATCATCTGTTTCGGGCTGCTGCTCGCGGGCGCGGTCCTGCTGCTCACGCGGCCCCGTGTGCGGGTCGGTCCGCAGGGTGTGGTTGTTCGTAACATCCTGGGCGACAACGAGTTCGGCTGGTCCGATATTCGTGGCATCTCGATTCCGGACAAGAAGGCATGGGCCCGGCTGGAGCTGGCGGGCGACGAATACGTGCCGATGCTGGCGATCCGGGTCAACGACAAGGATCATGCCGCGCGGGCGATGGATCGTTTCCGCGAGCTGGGCGCGAAATACACCGCCGCACCGGGCGACTGA
- the ggt gene encoding gamma-glutamyltransferase yields MRRTRAILGGVSAALLLTAGLLTGCSSKTSDSASTCADTPGGTPVTAAAGPAATAAPTNLATNPEIATGYRSGMTPVRTHTFAVSTANPVATHAACQVLADGGTAADALVAAQTVLGLVEPQASGIGGGAFLLYYDAATGSIDAYDGREVAPAAATENYLRWISDTDHTVPQPNTRASGRSIGVPGAIRLLDAAHRDHGKQSWRELFTPAITLADNGFDIGARMASQIAQSAPDLARDAESKAYFLQPDGTPKPQGYHLTNPAMAKTLGAIASDGPDAFYTGAVARDIVDATATTSGGRTPGQISLDDLAHYQAKKRTALCTDYRAHRICGMPNPSSGGITVAATLGILENFDLSRLRPEHLDRNGGEPDAEAVHLISEAERLAYADRDKYVADTDFVPLPGGSPAALLDKGYLKGRAAAIDPNHSMGTAQPGDFGPVPLGTGPQQPEHGTSHISVVDRYGNAATMTTTVESAFGSFHLVDGFVLNNQLTDFNANPVDAAGVPMANRIQPGKRPRSSMSPTLVFDRRPDGSPGQLVDVAGSPGGSVIIQFVVKTLVGLLDWNLDPQQAVSQVAFGAANTPVTGIGGEHPAIDATDHGAHDPLVQKLRAMGHQVSVDQQSSGLSALQRDSDGWIGGADPRREGIVLGDTR; encoded by the coding sequence ATGAGGCGTACCCGAGCGATCCTCGGCGGCGTGAGCGCCGCCCTCCTGCTGACCGCCGGGTTGCTGACCGGCTGTTCGTCGAAGACCTCCGATTCCGCGAGTACCTGCGCCGACACCCCCGGCGGCACCCCCGTCACCGCGGCCGCGGGACCGGCCGCGACCGCTGCCCCGACGAATCTGGCCACCAATCCCGAGATCGCCACCGGGTACCGCAGCGGGATGACGCCCGTGCGCACGCACACGTTCGCCGTCTCCACCGCCAATCCGGTCGCCACCCATGCCGCCTGCCAGGTGCTCGCCGACGGCGGCACCGCCGCCGACGCCCTCGTCGCCGCTCAGACCGTGCTGGGACTGGTCGAACCGCAGGCCTCCGGCATCGGTGGCGGCGCGTTCCTGCTCTACTACGACGCCGCGACGGGCTCGATCGACGCCTACGACGGCCGCGAGGTCGCGCCCGCGGCCGCCACCGAGAACTATCTGCGCTGGATCAGCGATACCGATCACACAGTGCCGCAACCGAATACCCGTGCCAGCGGCCGCTCCATCGGCGTGCCGGGAGCCATCCGCCTGCTCGACGCCGCCCACCGCGATCACGGTAAGCAGTCCTGGCGGGAGTTGTTCACACCGGCGATCACCCTGGCCGACAACGGATTCGACATCGGCGCGCGCATGGCGAGCCAGATCGCCCAGTCCGCACCCGATCTGGCCCGCGATGCAGAGTCCAAGGCGTACTTCCTGCAGCCGGACGGCACACCCAAACCGCAGGGCTACCATCTGACCAATCCCGCCATGGCGAAGACGTTGGGCGCCATCGCATCCGACGGACCCGACGCCTTCTACACCGGGGCCGTCGCCCGCGACATCGTCGATGCCACCGCCACCACCAGTGGAGGCCGTACACCCGGCCAGATCTCGCTCGACGATCTGGCCCACTACCAGGCCAAGAAGCGCACCGCGCTGTGCACCGACTACCGTGCGCATCGCATCTGCGGCATGCCCAACCCGTCATCGGGAGGTATCACCGTCGCCGCCACCCTCGGCATCCTGGAGAACTTCGATCTGAGCCGCCTCCGCCCGGAACACCTCGACCGCAACGGCGGCGAGCCCGATGCCGAAGCGGTGCACCTGATCTCCGAAGCCGAACGGCTGGCCTACGCCGACCGCGACAAATACGTCGCCGATACCGACTTCGTTCCGCTTCCCGGCGGCTCCCCCGCCGCGCTGCTCGACAAGGGCTATCTGAAGGGCCGCGCCGCGGCGATCGACCCGAACCATTCCATGGGCACCGCACAGCCGGGCGACTTCGGTCCCGTCCCGCTCGGCACCGGTCCGCAGCAGCCCGAGCACGGCACCAGCCACATCTCGGTGGTGGATCGCTACGGCAATGCGGCGACCATGACCACGACCGTCGAGTCCGCGTTCGGCTCCTTCCATCTGGTCGACGGTTTCGTCCTCAACAATCAGCTCACCGACTTCAACGCGAATCCGGTCGACGCGGCGGGAGTTCCGATGGCCAATCGGATTCAGCCCGGAAAGCGGCCGCGCAGTTCGATGAGCCCGACTCTGGTCTTCGACCGCCGCCCGGACGGATCACCGGGACAGCTCGTCGATGTGGCCGGCTCCCCGGGCGGCTCCGTGATTATCCAGTTCGTCGTGAAAACGCTGGTGGGACTGCTGGATTGGAATCTCGATCCGCAGCAGGCCGTCTCCCAGGTCGCGTTCGGCGCCGCCAACACACCGGTGACGGGAATCGGTGGAGAACATCCGGCCATCGACGCGACCGATCACGGCGCCCACGATCCGCTGGTGCAGAAGTTGCGCGCGATGGGACATCAGGTATCGGTCGATCAGCAGTCCAGCGGGCTCAGCGCCCTGCAGCGCGACAGCGACGGCTGGATCGGTGGCGCGGACCCGCGCCGCGAGGGAATCGTACTGGGCGATACCCGCTGA
- a CDS encoding amino acid permease — translation MSELPADTHLSAEDSGYHKSLKPRQLQMIAIGGAIGTGLFLGAGGRLAHAGPGLFLVYAVCGVFVFFILRALGELVLHRPSSGSFVSYAREFYGEKAAFIAGWTYFLNWSMTGIVDTTAIATYLHYWGAFGAIPQWVLALIALVLVLSVNLISVKWFGELEFWAALIKVVALVSFLIIGVVFLGGRFRVDGAATGFGLVTQAGGWFPTGVLPLVTVASGVVFAYAAVEMVGTAAGETENPQQIMPRAINSVILRIAVFYVGSLILLALLLPYTAYRADESPFVTFFAKLGVPHAGSVMNLVVLTAAFSSLNAGLYSTGRILRSMAVNGSAPAFTARMNSRGVPYGGIVLTSVIALVGIWLNYIVPARAFEIVLNVASLGILSSWATIVLCQLALYRRWRRGEMERPAFRMFGAPYTGIATLVFLAAMLVLMAFDHPVGTWTVASLVILIPALIIGWFAARSRVMEVARLREPPDEEPARLSNPIPVDD, via the coding sequence ATGAGTGAGCTACCGGCAGATACGCACCTCAGTGCGGAAGACAGCGGTTATCACAAGAGCCTCAAACCGCGGCAACTGCAGATGATCGCCATCGGCGGCGCGATCGGCACCGGCCTGTTCCTCGGCGCCGGGGGACGGCTGGCACACGCGGGACCGGGGTTGTTCCTGGTGTACGCGGTGTGCGGCGTGTTCGTCTTCTTCATCCTGCGGGCCCTGGGGGAACTCGTCCTGCACCGGCCATCGTCCGGATCGTTCGTCTCCTACGCGCGCGAGTTCTACGGGGAGAAGGCGGCTTTCATCGCCGGCTGGACGTATTTCCTCAACTGGTCGATGACCGGGATCGTCGACACCACGGCCATCGCTACCTATCTGCACTATTGGGGCGCCTTCGGCGCGATACCGCAGTGGGTGCTCGCGCTGATCGCGTTGGTCCTGGTCTTGAGCGTGAACCTCATCTCGGTGAAATGGTTCGGTGAACTCGAGTTCTGGGCGGCGCTGATCAAGGTGGTCGCGCTGGTGTCGTTCCTGATCATCGGGGTGGTGTTCCTCGGTGGCCGGTTCCGGGTCGACGGTGCCGCGACGGGATTCGGACTGGTAACGCAGGCCGGTGGGTGGTTCCCGACCGGGGTGCTGCCGCTGGTCACCGTGGCCTCGGGTGTGGTGTTCGCCTATGCCGCGGTCGAGATGGTCGGCACGGCCGCGGGGGAGACCGAGAATCCGCAGCAGATCATGCCGCGCGCGATCAATTCGGTGATCCTGCGCATCGCGGTGTTCTATGTGGGATCGCTGATCCTGCTCGCACTGCTGCTGCCCTATACCGCCTACCGGGCGGACGAGAGTCCGTTCGTCACGTTCTTCGCGAAACTGGGTGTGCCGCATGCCGGTTCGGTGATGAATCTGGTGGTGCTCACCGCGGCGTTCTCGAGTCTGAACGCGGGGCTGTACTCCACCGGGCGCATTCTGCGCTCGATGGCGGTCAACGGCAGCGCGCCGGCCTTCACCGCCCGGATGAACAGTCGCGGTGTGCCCTATGGCGGCATCGTGTTGACCAGTGTGATCGCCCTGGTGGGAATCTGGCTGAACTACATCGTGCCGGCCCGTGCTTTCGAGATCGTGCTCAATGTCGCGTCGCTGGGCATTCTGTCGTCGTGGGCGACCATCGTGCTGTGCCAGCTGGCGCTGTACCGGCGGTGGCGGCGCGGGGAGATGGAACGCCCCGCCTTCCGTATGTTCGGGGCTCCCTACACCGGCATCGCGACGCTGGTGTTCCTGGCCGCGATGCTGGTGCTCATGGCGTTCGATCACCCGGTCGGCACCTGGACGGTGGCGAGTCTGGTGATCCTGATCCCGGCCTTGATCATCGGCTGGTTCGCGGCGCGCTCCCGGGTGATGGAGGTAGCGCGGTTGCGGGAGCCTCCGGATGAGGAACCTGCCCGGTTGTCGAATCCGATACCGGTCGACGACTGA
- a CDS encoding DUF3291 domain-containing protein: MPTLPWVTIARPTAETVQIMASRLEVRSLRHVPRFFATSIVLWRQARRSPGALGVTLKADLVRGTFWTLSAWSDTDSIHAYARTDPHASAIVRAREVVAESTFVFWSAPAAELPIDWEQARLRISAERENGSRATSS, from the coding sequence ATGCCCACTCTGCCCTGGGTCACCATCGCTCGGCCCACCGCCGAAACCGTCCAGATCATGGCCTCACGACTCGAGGTCCGATCACTGCGCCACGTTCCCCGGTTCTTCGCGACGTCGATCGTGCTGTGGCGACAGGCCCGCCGATCCCCGGGCGCGCTCGGTGTCACCCTGAAAGCCGACCTCGTCCGGGGCACCTTCTGGACCCTGTCGGCCTGGTCGGACACCGACTCGATCCACGCCTACGCCCGGACCGATCCGCACGCCTCGGCGATCGTGCGGGCCCGCGAGGTCGTCGCGGAATCGACCTTCGTGTTCTGGTCGGCCCCGGCGGCCGAGCTGCCGATCGACTGGGAGCAGGCCAGGCTCCGTATCAGCGCCGAACGCGAAAACGGCAGCCGGGCAACATCTTCCTGA
- a CDS encoding ABC transporter ATP-binding protein translates to MVDFPILQVDAVDFVRNHDPILSEVSLTVRAGEHWALLGPNGAGKTTLLRMLGAFEHPTRGSVHVLGHRLGRVDMRELRTLIGHVDPRHTPPYPLTAHEVVRTGLTGTADTKQRWSATPEQDIEADRLIELMGLTHRRDARWPTLSQGERGRALIARALIAEPRLLLLDEPATGLDVGGREQLIDRIDLLQATHPELASVLVTHHLEELPPATTHVLLLRAGRCVASGPVDDVLTGANISTCFDHPIRLTRTEDGRWQVRAERGVRT, encoded by the coding sequence ATGGTCGACTTCCCTATCCTGCAGGTGGACGCCGTGGATTTCGTGCGCAACCACGATCCGATCCTCTCCGAGGTATCGCTCACGGTGCGCGCCGGCGAACACTGGGCCCTGCTGGGGCCCAACGGCGCCGGCAAAACCACCCTGCTGAGGATGCTGGGCGCGTTCGAGCACCCCACCCGCGGCAGCGTGCATGTTCTCGGCCACCGCCTCGGGCGGGTGGATATGCGCGAACTGCGGACCCTGATCGGCCATGTCGACCCTCGGCACACTCCGCCGTATCCGCTCACCGCGCACGAGGTCGTCCGCACCGGTCTCACCGGTACCGCTGATACCAAACAGCGCTGGTCGGCGACGCCCGAGCAGGATATCGAGGCGGACCGGCTGATCGAGCTGATGGGCCTCACCCATCGGCGCGATGCGCGCTGGCCCACGCTGTCCCAGGGTGAACGCGGCCGTGCCCTGATCGCGCGCGCCCTGATCGCCGAGCCGCGACTGCTCCTGCTCGACGAACCGGCCACCGGACTCGACGTGGGCGGCCGCGAACAACTCATCGACCGCATCGATCTCCTGCAGGCCACCCATCCGGAACTGGCCTCCGTCCTGGTCACCCACCATCTCGAGGAACTCCCACCGGCGACCACCCACGTGCTGCTGCTGCGGGCGGGCCGATGTGTGGCCAGCGGCCCGGTGGACGACGTGCTGACCGGCGCCAACATCAGCACCTGCTTCGACCATCCGATCCGGCTCACCCGGACCGAGGACGGCCGCTGGCAGGTGCGAGCCGAACGCGGCGTACGCACCTGA
- a CDS encoding MFS transporter, with the protein MSSTSTAAAPSLLTGLWRRKLPHYPDTPARSWYLTLVVITSIVLYYQLFVAGAVGNQLIAYFHLSFAYFVWIFIIGAAFGAAASVAAGILDRWGRANIVAYGVVICSLLTLFALPATTTKMSYLVVYCVVSVVEGAVLVATPALIRDFSPQLGRASAMGFWTLGPVIGALVTSEITARTLDTHPDWQFHYRLCGVISCAVAVIAVIGLRELSPRLRDQVMVSLRDRALVEARAKGLDVDALERGQWRQMMRVDVVGSALAISIFLAFFYTIVSFLPVYLATNFGFTPAQANALGNWYWIANAVALVATGIVSDILKVRKPFMIAGALISIGGLYVFLGYTDRPDTGYYSFAVVMTVIAVGGGIAYATWMASFTETVERRNPAATAVGLAVWGGVLRTVVTFTLFGLLMVVDAAGPLVNNGPRLQEIQARYGPQLATIQTVGPETMAELGRDPSDPAARIGALTRLTGATPTDIQSTIAVNARYPQELATLQAVDPATLGALAANPADARAAAAAVGQVAAKFGIGPTEAMGRLVATQQIPRDQLAVASAVGPKLVAAQSQLQAVATVPADDLAYLAAHGAEVKQAAADSPVQWRQWWWICLIAQVLFLPFVFLMAGRWSPKRAAADAAEHDSRVRQELAALAEPDAAAETVATPRPEPVAAVAESGSGAAESVGGAAPAAEPAPAE; encoded by the coding sequence ATGAGTTCGACCTCGACAGCAGCCGCTCCCTCCCTGCTCACCGGACTGTGGCGGCGAAAGCTACCGCACTATCCCGACACTCCCGCCCGCTCCTGGTATCTGACGCTCGTGGTGATCACCTCGATCGTGTTGTACTACCAGCTCTTCGTCGCCGGCGCGGTGGGTAATCAACTGATCGCCTACTTCCACCTCTCGTTCGCCTATTTCGTCTGGATCTTCATCATCGGCGCGGCCTTCGGCGCCGCGGCCTCGGTGGCGGCGGGCATACTCGATCGCTGGGGCCGGGCCAATATCGTGGCCTACGGGGTCGTGATCTGTTCGCTGCTCACCCTTTTCGCGCTTCCGGCGACGACGACGAAGATGAGTTACCTCGTCGTCTACTGCGTGGTGAGTGTGGTCGAGGGCGCGGTGCTGGTCGCCACTCCGGCATTGATCCGGGACTTCTCGCCGCAACTGGGCCGCGCCTCGGCGATGGGGTTCTGGACGCTGGGGCCCGTGATCGGCGCACTGGTCACCAGTGAGATCACCGCCCGCACCCTCGATACGCACCCCGATTGGCAGTTCCACTACCGCCTGTGCGGGGTGATCAGCTGCGCGGTCGCCGTGATCGCGGTGATCGGCCTGCGCGAACTGAGTCCGCGGCTGCGTGATCAGGTGATGGTCAGTCTGCGTGATCGGGCCCTGGTCGAAGCGCGGGCCAAGGGGCTCGACGTCGACGCGCTCGAACGCGGTCAATGGCGGCAGATGATGCGGGTCGACGTGGTCGGCTCGGCTCTGGCGATCAGCATCTTCCTGGCATTCTTCTACACCATCGTGTCGTTCCTGCCCGTCTATCTGGCGACGAACTTCGGTTTCACACCGGCTCAGGCCAATGCGCTGGGTAACTGGTATTGGATCGCGAATGCGGTAGCTCTCGTGGCGACCGGCATCGTGTCGGACATCCTGAAGGTGCGCAAACCGTTCATGATCGCCGGCGCGCTGATCAGTATCGGCGGTCTCTACGTATTCCTCGGCTACACCGATCGGCCCGACACCGGGTACTACTCGTTCGCGGTGGTGATGACGGTCATCGCCGTCGGCGGTGGTATCGCCTACGCCACCTGGATGGCGAGTTTCACCGAAACCGTGGAGCGCCGCAATCCCGCGGCGACGGCGGTCGGGCTGGCGGTGTGGGGTGGGGTGCTGCGCACGGTGGTGACCTTCACGCTGTTCGGACTTCTGATGGTGGTCGACGCGGCCGGGCCGCTGGTCAACAACGGTCCGCGGTTGCAGGAGATCCAAGCGCGGTACGGCCCGCAGCTGGCGACCATCCAGACCGTCGGCCCCGAAACCATGGCCGAGCTCGGACGCGATCCGTCCGATCCCGCCGCTCGGATCGGTGCGCTGACGCGGTTGACCGGCGCCACCCCCACCGATATTCAGTCCACGATCGCGGTGAACGCGCGCTATCCACAGGAATTGGCGACGCTGCAGGCCGTGGATCCGGCCACACTCGGCGCTCTCGCGGCGAATCCGGCCGATGCGCGGGCCGCGGCCGCCGCGGTCGGACAGGTGGCGGCGAAATTCGGCATCGGCCCCACCGAGGCGATGGGCCGGCTGGTCGCGACCCAGCAGATTCCGCGCGACCAGCTCGCGGTGGCCAGTGCTGTCGGCCCGAAACTCGTTGCCGCGCAGTCGCAGTTGCAGGCGGTGGCCACCGTACCGGCCGATGACCTGGCCTATCTCGCCGCGCACGGCGCCGAGGTGAAGCAGGCGGCCGCCGATTCGCCGGTGCAGTGGCGGCAATGGTGGTGGATCTGCCTGATCGCCCAGGTGCTGTTCCTGCCGTTCGTCTTCCTGATGGCCGGGCGGTGGAGTCCGAAGCGAGCCGCGGCCGACGCCGCCGAGCACGACTCGCGGGTGCGGCAGGAACTCGCGGCGCTGGCGGAGCCGGATGCCGCTGCGGAGACCGTGGCGACACCGCGGCCCGAGCCGGTCGCCGCCGTCGCGGAAAGCGGTTCCGGCGCAGCGGAATCGGTAGGCGGCGCCGCACCGGCCGCCGAACCGGCGCCGGCGGAGTAG
- a CDS encoding haloacid dehalogenase type II, with protein MSDRPHALLFDVQGTATDFHTTIARAVGAALGDRYPDVEWPGFVNEWRAAYFRGTAAMGDQWISVDSIYRAALDEILAARGLDLGSRARTELNSAWKRLDPWPDAVAGLTRLRTRYTLATLSNADVDAVVSITRHCDFPWHAIFTAEMAGAHKPDPRAYRMAAHYLGARPAEIMMVASHKYDIRAAAGLGFRTAFVSRPLEFGDPALADTEFSDEFDVNATDFEDLADQLGC; from the coding sequence ATGAGCGATCGGCCGCATGCACTGCTGTTCGACGTCCAGGGCACCGCGACCGATTTCCACACCACCATCGCCCGGGCGGTCGGCGCGGCCCTGGGCGATCGCTATCCGGACGTCGAGTGGCCCGGATTCGTCAACGAGTGGCGCGCGGCCTACTTCCGTGGCACCGCCGCGATGGGGGATCAGTGGATCAGCGTCGATTCCATCTACCGCGCGGCGCTCGACGAGATCCTCGCCGCGCGCGGTCTGGATCTGGGTTCGCGGGCCCGCACCGAACTCAATTCGGCCTGGAAACGCCTGGACCCGTGGCCGGACGCGGTCGCGGGGCTGACCCGTCTGCGCACCCGCTACACCCTCGCGACCTTGTCGAATGCCGATGTCGACGCCGTCGTCTCCATCACCCGGCACTGCGATTTCCCGTGGCACGCGATATTCACCGCCGAGATGGCCGGCGCGCACAAACCCGATCCCCGCGCCTATCGGATGGCGGCGCACTATCTGGGCGCGCGACCGGCCGAGATCATGATGGTGGCCAGCCACAAGTACGACATCCGGGCCGCGGCCGGGCTCGGATTCCGCACCGCGTTCGTCTCGCGGCCCCTCGAATTCGGCGATCCGGCCCTGGCGGACACCGAATTCAGCGACGAATTCGATGTCAACGCCACCGATTTCGAGGATCTCGCCGACCAGCTGGGATGCTGA